The genomic DNA TCCGCCAACCCGAACAGCAGAACGAGCCGCTGCAAGCCTTCGATGCGGCCGATGAATACCTGCTCGCGTACCTGGCCGAACAACAACCGGCCGCGCAGACTCGGGTCCTGGTACTCAATGACGGCTTCGGCGCCCTGGCCGCCAGCCTGGCCGGCAACGTCCTGGTGACCAGCAGCGGTGATTCCTTCCTGGCCTTGCAGGCACTGGAGAAAAACCTGGTGCGCAATGGCCGGCCCTTCGATGCCGTGCCGACGTTGCCCGCCAGCGAACCGTTGACCGGCCCGTTCGATCGCGTGTTGATCAAAGTACCGAAAACCCTGGCCCTGCTGGAGGAACAGCTGATTCGCCTGCAAGGCCAACTGGCGCCGGGCGCCGAGGTGATCGCCGGGGCCATGATCAAGCACCTGCCCCGTGCCGCCGGCGACTTGCTGGAGCGTTACATCGGCCCGGTGCAGGCCTCCCTGGCGGTGAAAAAAGCGCGGCTGTTGATCGCCACGCCACCCACCTCTTCCCCCGGCATCGCGCCAACCGTGTCGCCCTACCCCACGCGCTACTGGCTGGACGAGCCAAAGATCGAGCTGCTCAACCATGCCAACGTGTTCTGCCGCGAAGGCCTGGACATCGGCACCCGCGCATTCCTGCCACACCTGCCGAAAAACCTCGGCACAGCGCGGGTAGCGGACCTGGGCTGCGGCAACGGCGTGCTGGCCATCGCCAGTGCCCTGCAAAACCCCGAGGCTCGCTACACCCTGGTGGACGAGTCGTATATGGCCGTGCAATCGGCCGCCGAGAACTGGCGTGCGGCCTTCGGCGAGCGTGAAGTGACGATCCGGGCGGGTGATGGCCTGGCCGGGCAAGAAGCGCAGTCACTGGATGTGGTGTTGTGCAACCCGCCCTTTCACCAGCAGCAAGTGGTGGGCGACTTCCTCGCCTGGCGGATGTTCCAGCAGGCTCGCGAAGCGTTGGTGGTAGGCGGCGCGCTGTACATCGTCGGCAACCGGCACCTGGGCTACCACAGCAAACTGGCGCGGTTGTTCCGGGGCGTCGAGCAAGTAGCCGCCACGCCGAAATTCGTGATTCTCAAAGCCCGCAAATAAATCGTTCCCTGTGGGAGCAAAGCTTGCTCGCGATGCAAGCACCTCGGTTTCTGCGAGACCGCGTCGCCCCATCGCGGGCAAGCCTCGCTCCCACAGGAAATCAGTGGGTGGTCAGCCCCGCGGCATTCATGAACATCCGCATCAGGCTGGCAACGATGAACAACGCCAGCACACTGCCAGTCCAAATCAGCGCCAGCCAGCCGAGCCGCTGCCAGAGCGGCTTGCGTTCGGCGGCCTCGATGTCTTTCAAGTCAGGTTTGGCCATGCTCGCGCCCTCAATGGTAGCCGTCGTCATGGGTCACCTTGCCGCGGAACACGTAGTAGCTCCAGAAGGTGTACACCAGGATCAACGGAATGATGAACAGCGTGCCCACCAGCATGAAGCCTTGGCTCTGGGGCGGTGACGAGGCGTCCCAGATCGAAATGGACGGCGGCACGATGTTCGGCCACAGGCTGATGCCCAAGCCGCTGTAGCCGAGGAAGATCAGCACCAGGGTCAGGATGAAAGGCGTGTAGTTGGCGTTGCGCGCCACCGCGCGGAACAAACCGTACATGGTCACCAGCACCAGGATCGGCACCGGCAGGAACCAGAACAGGTTCGGCAACGTAAACCAGCGGGCCGCGATGTCCGCGTGGGCCAGCGGCGTCCAGATGCTGACGATACCGATCACGGCCAGCACCACGAACGCCAGTGGCCGGGCCAGGTCATGCATCTGCTCTTGCAACTTGCCCTCGGTCTTCATGATCAGCCAGGTGCAGCCGAGCAACGCGTAGGCGGCGATCAACGCCAGACCACAGAACACCGTGAACGGCGTGAACCAGTCCAGGGAGCCGCCGGCGAACTGCCGATTGACCACCTCGAAGCCGTCGATGAACGCCCCCAGCGCCACGCCCTGGAAGAAGGTGGCCGTCAGCGAGCCGCCAATGAATGCCTTGTCCCAGAGGTGGCGCTTCTCAGCCTTGGCCTTGAAGCGGAACTCGAAGGCCACGCCGCGGAAGATCAGGCCGATGAGCATCAGGATCAACGGCAGGTACAGCGCCGAAAGCACCACCGAGTAGGCCAGCGGAAACGCCCCGAACAGCCCGGCACCGCCCAGCACCAGCCAGGTTTCGTTACCGTCCCAGACCGGCGCCACGGTGTTCATCATTACGTCACGGTCACGCTCGCCCTTGACGAAGGGGAAGAGGATGCCAATCCCCAGGTCGAAGCCGTCCATGATCACGTACATCATGATGCCGAAGATGATGACCACGGCCCAGATCAGCGGAAGATCAATACCCATGATTCAATTCCCCTTGTTCGAGCGGTCGGTTTTATCCACGCCTTCGCCGTCATCGGCGGCCGACAATGGCCGGGCCGGCGTCCGTTTCTGGCCCGGGCCACCGTCGCTCGGCTCGGCTTCGTGGGCCTCCGGCCCCTTGCGCACCAGGCGCATCATGTAGCTCAAGCCTGCGCCGAACAGCGCGAAATACACCACGACGAACAGCACCAGGGTAATGCTCATCTGGGCGAAGCTGTGGCCGGACGAAGCATCGGCCGTGCGCATCAAGCCATAGACCACCCAGGGCTGGCGGCCGATCTCCGTGGTAAACCAGCCGGCCAGGATCGCAACCAGGCCGGACGGCCCCATCCATAGCACCATGTAGAGGAATGGCCTGGATTGATAGATCCGATCGTTGCGGCGCAGCCACAGGCTGCACAGCCCAGTGAAAATCATCAGCAAGCCGAGGCCGACCATGACCCGGAACGACCAGAACACAATGGTCGAGTTCGGTCGATCCTCAGGCGGGAACTCCTTGAGGGCCGGCACCTGCTTGTCCAGACTGTGGGTCAGGATCAGGCTGCCCAGGTAGGGAATTTCCACGGCGTATTTGGTTTTTTCCGCTTGCATGTCGGGCCAGCCGAACAGGATCAACGGCGTCGGCTCATTGCCGACGTTTTCCCAATGGCCCTCGATGGCGGCGATTTTCGCCGGTTGGTGCTTGAGGGTGTTCAGACCATGAAAGTCGCCAATGACCGCTTGTATCGGCGCCACCAGCAAGGCCATCCACATCGCCATCGACAGCATCCGGCGGATGGCCGGGGTATCGCGGCCGCGCAGCAAATGCCAGGCCGCCGACGAGCCGACGAAGAACGCCGTGGCGACAAACGCCGCGGTGGACATGTGCAGCAATCGATAAGGAAACGAAGGGTTGAACACCACCGCCAGCCAGTCCACCGGGATCACCCGGCCGTCGATGATTTCGTAGCCCTGGGGGGTCTGCATCCAGCTGTTGGAGGACAGGATCCAGAAGGTCGAGATCAGGGTGCCGATCGCCACCATGACCGTGGAAAAGAAATGCAGGCCGCGGCCGACGCGATTCCAGCCAAACAGCATCACGCCCAGGAAACCCGCTTCAAGGAAGAACGCCGTGAGCACCTCGTAGGTCAGCAAAGGCCCGGTCACCGCACCGGCGAAGTCCGAAAAGCGGCTCCAGTTGGTCCCGAACTGATAGGCCATGACCAACCCGGACACCACCCCCATGCCGAAGTTGACGGCAAAGATCTTCGACCAGAAGTGGTACAGGTCACGGTAGGTGTCATCGCGGGTCTTGAGCCACAGGCCCTCGAGTACCGCAAGGTAACTCGCCAGGCCGATGGTGATGGCCGGGAACAGGATGTGGAACGAGATCGTGAACGCGAACTGGATTCGGGCGAGATCGAGCGCCTCCAAACCGAACATAAGTCTTCCTCTGTCAGGTAAAACCGGCTGCGGGCGGGGCTGGCACCAGCCCCCAGGGATATGGAGTGCGATGCTTTTCAAATCGTTCTTTTTATAACCGTCACAACGCAGGACTCTGGCCGGATGGCCGCCAGCCCAACGCCCCTGAGGGCATTGATCTGGATCAAGCAATGCTCAAAGAGTAGTCGCAATATGGCCGATGGACGGCGTGGTCTTTTGTCGCGTGGCAGGTTGTCTCAGTGCTGGCTGAAGCGAGGATGTGTGGGAGCAAGGCTTTGTGGGAGCAAGGCTTGCCCGCGATACAGGCAACGCGGTCTTACAGAAATCGAGTCGCGTCCATCGCGGGCAAGCCTTGCTCCCACAGAGGGATAAAATCCCCTTGCCACAAAAAAGTGCAATGTGTGAAAGATCGATGTTTGGCTAACTATTTTTCCACTCACCGCAACTTCCTGTTACAGCACGGTGCTAATCTCGTGGCCTTCATCACCGGACCCGTCATAGATGCCCAGCCAAGCACCGCTGCTGCTCCGTCACCATCGTCCCTTCATCGCCTTCTGGCTGGCCCGGATCTTCACCGCCAGCGGTTTCCAGATGCTCACCGTGGCCATCGGCTGGAACCTCTATCAACTGACCGGCAATGTCCTGGACCTGGGCCTGGTGGGCTTGGTGGAATTTGCCCCGCGCGTGCTGTTCATGCTCCACACCGGGCATGTGGCGGACCGCTATGACCGGCGCAAGGTCGCGGCGATTTGCCAGTCATTGCAGGCCATGATTGCCCTGGCGCTGGCGATTGGCAGCGCCACCGACAATGTCACACGGGAAATGATCTTCATCCTCGCCTTCCTGCTGGGCGCCGCCCGCTCCTTCGAAATGCCGACCACCCAAGCGTTGCTGCCGAGCATCGTGCCATCTGCGCTGTTTCCCCGGGCCGTGGC from Pseudomonas beijingensis includes the following:
- a CDS encoding cytochrome ubiquinol oxidase subunit I produces the protein MFGLEALDLARIQFAFTISFHILFPAITIGLASYLAVLEGLWLKTRDDTYRDLYHFWSKIFAVNFGMGVVSGLVMAYQFGTNWSRFSDFAGAVTGPLLTYEVLTAFFLEAGFLGVMLFGWNRVGRGLHFFSTVMVAIGTLISTFWILSSNSWMQTPQGYEIIDGRVIPVDWLAVVFNPSFPYRLLHMSTAAFVATAFFVGSSAAWHLLRGRDTPAIRRMLSMAMWMALLVAPIQAVIGDFHGLNTLKHQPAKIAAIEGHWENVGNEPTPLILFGWPDMQAEKTKYAVEIPYLGSLILTHSLDKQVPALKEFPPEDRPNSTIVFWSFRVMVGLGLLMIFTGLCSLWLRRNDRIYQSRPFLYMVLWMGPSGLVAILAGWFTTEIGRQPWVVYGLMRTADASSGHSFAQMSITLVLFVVVYFALFGAGLSYMMRLVRKGPEAHEAEPSDGGPGQKRTPARPLSAADDGEGVDKTDRSNKGN
- a CDS encoding methyltransferase, whose translation is MPLLDSPFAELDLIRQPEQQNEPLQAFDAADEYLLAYLAEQQPAAQTRVLVLNDGFGALAASLAGNVLVTSSGDSFLALQALEKNLVRNGRPFDAVPTLPASEPLTGPFDRVLIKVPKTLALLEEQLIRLQGQLAPGAEVIAGAMIKHLPRAAGDLLERYIGPVQASLAVKKARLLIATPPTSSPGIAPTVSPYPTRYWLDEPKIELLNHANVFCREGLDIGTRAFLPHLPKNLGTARVADLGCGNGVLAIASALQNPEARYTLVDESYMAVQSAAENWRAAFGEREVTIRAGDGLAGQEAQSLDVVLCNPPFHQQQVVGDFLAWRMFQQAREALVVGGALYIVGNRHLGYHSKLARLFRGVEQVAATPKFVILKARK
- a CDS encoding DUF2474 domain-containing protein, with product MAKPDLKDIEAAERKPLWQRLGWLALIWTGSVLALFIVASLMRMFMNAAGLTTH
- the cydB gene encoding cytochrome d ubiquinol oxidase subunit II, whose translation is MGIDLPLIWAVVIIFGIMMYVIMDGFDLGIGILFPFVKGERDRDVMMNTVAPVWDGNETWLVLGGAGLFGAFPLAYSVVLSALYLPLILMLIGLIFRGVAFEFRFKAKAEKRHLWDKAFIGGSLTATFFQGVALGAFIDGFEVVNRQFAGGSLDWFTPFTVFCGLALIAAYALLGCTWLIMKTEGKLQEQMHDLARPLAFVVLAVIGIVSIWTPLAHADIAARWFTLPNLFWFLPVPILVLVTMYGLFRAVARNANYTPFILTLVLIFLGYSGLGISLWPNIVPPSISIWDASSPPQSQGFMLVGTLFIIPLILVYTFWSYYVFRGKVTHDDGYH